From Pseudoalteromonas rubra, one genomic window encodes:
- a CDS encoding penicillin-insensitive murein endopeptidase: MEMKLSYLYLVASLLPPAYARTSTCYGTTAHGSLADGIELPRAGNNFVGYSTLARLAGRTYVHSEVYEIVTASYQMLETIHPDKVYKYAETGFADGGQFRPHKTHSNGLSVDFMTPVIDEADQSVHLPTHPFNKFGYLIEFDEHDQFDGLEIGYEAMAAHIVALHKEAKRRGHDLWRVIFDPKLQLNLFSTQYGEYLKTHMQFSKKPSWVRHDEHYHVDFDVPCEPMTETG; encoded by the coding sequence ATGGAAATGAAACTAAGCTATTTATATCTCGTCGCCTCACTTTTACCTCCTGCGTATGCCCGTACCAGTACTTGTTATGGGACAACGGCACATGGCTCGCTGGCTGATGGGATCGAACTGCCTAGGGCTGGCAATAACTTTGTCGGTTATAGCACGCTTGCGCGTCTGGCCGGGCGTACCTATGTGCATTCAGAGGTGTATGAAATTGTGACAGCTTCTTATCAGATGCTGGAAACAATACACCCAGATAAAGTCTATAAGTACGCTGAGACAGGTTTTGCCGACGGTGGGCAATTCAGGCCACACAAAACCCACAGCAATGGTTTATCCGTGGATTTTATGACACCCGTCATCGATGAAGCAGATCAGTCAGTGCACTTACCCACGCATCCATTCAATAAGTTTGGTTATCTTATTGAGTTTGATGAGCATGATCAGTTTGACGGTCTGGAGATAGGTTATGAAGCGATGGCGGCGCATATTGTCGCTTTGCACAAAGAGGCTAAGCGTCGTGGCCACGATCTGTGGCGGGTTATTTTTGATCCTAAATTACAGCTAAACTTGTTCAGTACACAGTATGGGGAATATCTGAAAACCCATATGCAGTTTTCTAAAAAACCGTCCTGGGTTCGTCATGATGAGCACTATCACGTTGATTTTGATGTACCCTGCGAGCCCATGACTGAAACCGGATAG
- a CDS encoding GNAT family N-acetyltransferase encodes MLCTEISTSQVPQALLLEADPSEHNIRQYMRDAWCYVVKAESQIVAACVVGSKNVPCVEIFNVSVLPAFQQQGIGTKLLKYVLAGLVEKQAIRVELSTGAFGYQLTYYQRLGFRVGSVVKDHFVRHYAEPIIEDGIQHKDALRLYINLGDSDGV; translated from the coding sequence TTGCTCTGTACAGAAATCAGTACCTCACAAGTCCCCCAGGCTTTGTTACTTGAAGCGGATCCCTCGGAGCATAACATTCGTCAGTATATGCGGGATGCTTGGTGCTATGTTGTCAAAGCAGAGAGTCAAATTGTGGCGGCCTGCGTAGTTGGATCAAAAAACGTACCGTGTGTTGAGATTTTTAATGTGTCTGTGCTTCCAGCATTCCAGCAGCAAGGGATTGGGACTAAATTGCTGAAATATGTGCTGGCAGGGCTTGTTGAGAAACAGGCTATTCGGGTAGAGCTGAGTACGGGGGCATTTGGTTATCAGTTAACCTACTATCAGCGTTTAGGGTTTAGAGTGGGTAGTGTGGTTAAGGACCATTTTGTGCGTCATTACGCTGAGCCGATAATTGAAGACGGCATTCAACATAAGGACGCACTGAGACTCTATATCAATCTGGGCGACAGTGATGGGGTGTAA
- a CDS encoding AhpA/YtjB family protein gives MKNTQALETLSSSRNRRLLRLLIAAVCFLTITWLAFNTSFRSHQLLHSNADHAGRSLTKQLALNAALPMSRMDTPQLRALSNHLASDDYVLSVRVYNHQGQFIIGNDGQNAPPQITDLPRHLPGLAQSKQPIVEPIYDAEQQPIGFVSVEYLTEAAMAQSHRHFHELGRVVLLMLGIACIFTWQIGRALKRWEVKRQIRNSAAEEE, from the coding sequence ATGAAAAATACACAAGCCCTTGAAACCCTTTCTTCTTCACGCAATCGGCGACTACTGCGCCTGCTCATCGCTGCAGTGTGCTTTTTAACCATTACCTGGCTGGCATTTAACACCAGTTTTCGCTCCCATCAGCTGTTACACAGCAATGCCGACCACGCTGGCCGCAGCCTGACTAAGCAATTGGCACTGAATGCCGCTCTGCCAATGAGCCGCATGGATACGCCCCAGCTCAGAGCTTTGAGCAACCACCTCGCCAGTGACGACTATGTGCTGTCTGTCAGAGTCTACAACCACCAGGGCCAGTTTATTATTGGTAATGATGGCCAGAATGCGCCACCTCAGATAACCGATTTGCCCCGCCACCTGCCCGGACTGGCTCAGTCAAAGCAACCCATTGTGGAACCCATATATGACGCAGAGCAACAGCCCATTGGCTTTGTCAGCGTAGAATACTTAACGGAAGCTGCGATGGCACAAAGCCACCGTCATTTTCATGAGCTGGGTCGCGTGGTACTGCTGATGCTGGGCATTGCCTGTATTTTTACCTGGCAGATAGGGCGCGCGCTGAAACGCTGGGAAGTGAAACGTCAGATCCGAAACAGTGCAGCAGAAGAGGAGTAA
- a CDS encoding KR domain-containing protein encodes MIHTLSGDTNPNQFPAISAQQLGTASFRADYDVKYAYVSGCMYRGTASQCDYGTANAFLDRYMQQRHIRIARGERHGLSASIDWLFWQEGDMQHSAQFTHTDTAMPTNNGINVFYQALQQPQSPYYRLMWRYADRKD; translated from the coding sequence TTGATTCATACTCTCTCAGGCGACACCAACCCAAACCAGTTTCCAGCAATTTCAGCGCAACAGCTGGGCACTGCCTCGTTCAGAGCTGACTATGACGTTAAATATGCGTATGTCAGCGGCTGTATGTATCGGGGCACAGCCTCTCAGTGTGACTACGGCACAGCCAATGCGTTTCTCGACAGATATATGCAGCAACGTCATATCCGGATTGCCCGTGGTGAACGTCACGGTCTGAGCGCCAGTATTGACTGGCTTTTCTGGCAAGAGGGCGATATGCAGCACAGTGCGCAGTTTACTCACACGGACACAGCGATGCCTACCAACAATGGCATCAATGTATTTTACCAAGCACTGCAACAGCCTCAGAGCCCATATTATCGCCTAATGTGGCGATACGCTGATCGCAAAGACTAA
- a CDS encoding alpha/beta fold hydrolase codes for MKTSFFTLTMLTLASTSQAAELTQSDFNRYLDFNWGECPTQFQSADGKNTCTLADVPLNWQAPDDKKISVLVSKYPAKSGTSKGQIWLLQGGPGGSGSFFAKQLGTTLAPFTEHYDLYVLEHRGVGWSTHLACSNPLDADYAQYAQTCFDDLHQQWGDGLFEFNTTAAARDLDYVIGKSKVRDWQPSYVYGVSYGTLWAQRFSQVAPTGAQAIILDSVLPPAEFGNDLWDENFNATLDDLLAYCQLDTGCQSRLNFSSLSQLRLRLNDIFTTQSCPGLDFDRQALQMLSILGLSRSVEQILIPTLHRLNRCNSDDVMALNNLHNFVFKGLGKQIMQLPAKDPLGFSQVVSKLITNNEINHVQRDLQSKLAYCQDAIACYPDFMNYRIHLDKQVWGNRYTDPYVYQPMHHYMPTLALNGDLDPQTPHTYMSLIQNAFTNINQRYVELPQTHHGVLFVSQTHDASTSTCGAEIMKNFIEDIWSQPDTGCIANLQGLNFTASAMASHVLFGTPDAFDGQPEIMSEANIMQLKQSDPAAFVQAYATFMPLIDF; via the coding sequence ATGAAAACCTCGTTTTTCACACTCACCATGCTCACCCTGGCCAGTACCAGTCAGGCCGCTGAGTTGACCCAATCTGACTTTAACCGCTATCTGGATTTTAACTGGGGCGAGTGCCCGACGCAGTTTCAATCCGCAGATGGCAAAAACACCTGTACGCTGGCCGACGTGCCTCTCAACTGGCAGGCACCCGACGATAAAAAAATCTCTGTGCTGGTCTCTAAATACCCGGCTAAATCAGGCACCAGCAAGGGGCAGATATGGCTGTTACAAGGCGGACCTGGTGGCTCAGGCAGCTTTTTTGCAAAACAACTGGGCACCACCTTGGCACCTTTTACCGAGCACTATGATTTATACGTGCTGGAACATCGCGGCGTTGGCTGGTCTACTCATCTGGCCTGCAGCAATCCGCTTGACGCCGATTATGCTCAGTATGCCCAAACCTGTTTTGATGATCTCCATCAGCAATGGGGAGACGGCCTGTTTGAGTTTAATACCACAGCAGCGGCGCGGGACCTGGATTATGTGATCGGCAAAAGTAAGGTGCGAGACTGGCAACCCAGTTATGTGTATGGTGTCTCTTACGGCACGCTGTGGGCACAAAGATTCAGCCAGGTTGCCCCAACCGGTGCTCAGGCCATTATCCTCGACTCAGTGCTGCCACCAGCCGAATTTGGTAATGACCTGTGGGATGAAAACTTTAACGCGACACTGGACGATTTGTTAGCTTACTGCCAGCTTGATACGGGGTGTCAGTCGCGGTTAAATTTCAGCTCACTGTCGCAGCTAAGACTGCGCCTGAATGACATTTTTACCACTCAGAGCTGCCCGGGACTGGACTTTGACCGCCAGGCACTGCAAATGCTCTCGATCCTCGGCTTGTCACGCTCGGTAGAACAAATACTGATCCCCACCCTACATCGCCTTAATCGTTGCAACAGCGACGACGTAATGGCACTGAATAACCTGCATAATTTTGTCTTTAAAGGCCTGGGCAAGCAGATCATGCAACTCCCGGCAAAAGACCCGCTCGGTTTTTCACAGGTAGTCTCAAAGCTCATTACAAACAACGAAATTAATCATGTGCAACGTGATTTGCAAAGTAAGCTGGCTTATTGTCAGGACGCTATTGCCTGTTACCCGGATTTTATGAACTACCGGATACACCTGGACAAACAGGTTTGGGGTAATCGCTACACTGACCCCTATGTGTATCAACCCATGCACCATTACATGCCCACACTCGCACTCAATGGCGATTTAGACCCGCAAACACCACATACTTATATGTCGCTCATCCAAAACGCGTTTACTAACATTAATCAGCGTTATGTTGAGCTTCCACAAACCCATCATGGGGTACTTTTTGTCAGCCAGACCCATGACGCCAGTACCAGCACCTGTGGCGCAGAGATCATGAAGAATTTTATTGAAGATATCTGGAGCCAACCGGATACCGGCTGTATCGCGAATTTGCAGGGCCTCAACTTTACCGCTTCCGCAATGGCAAGCCATGTACTGTTCGGTACTCCAGATGCCTTTGACGGTCAGCCTGAGATCATGTCAGAGGCAAACATCATGCAGTTAAAGCAATCTGATCCAGCCGCATTTGTGCAGGCCTACGCCACCTTTATGCCGCTGATAGATTTCTGA
- a CDS encoding TatD family hydrolase, translating to MRFIDTHCHLDFDVLKESLPQHLTEAQALGVGQWVVPGVTLEQCHTLPVFAQQHAGVHIAFGLHPYFMAQHSATDMSDLAALAHQHRAQLVAIGECGIDAMVEDIDAQQHLFIEHIALANALGLPLIVHHRKSHHLLANAFKRLSPQNGGVIHAFSGSLQDAQSYLKLGFKLGVGGTISYPRAAKTRTTLAQVPLDALVLETDAPSMPLAGYQGQPNVPKRMAEVFAHLCDIRKEPAQQLAHALYSSSAALFRI from the coding sequence ATGCGCTTCATTGATACCCATTGCCACCTCGACTTTGACGTACTTAAAGAGAGTTTGCCACAACACCTGACAGAGGCGCAGGCGCTGGGTGTCGGGCAATGGGTGGTGCCAGGGGTAACACTGGAACAGTGCCACACATTGCCTGTTTTCGCACAGCAGCATGCGGGCGTGCACATCGCCTTTGGTCTTCATCCTTACTTTATGGCACAGCACAGTGCCACAGATATGTCTGACTTAGCAGCGCTTGCCCATCAGCATCGTGCACAGTTGGTGGCAATTGGTGAGTGTGGTATTGATGCCATGGTGGAGGATATTGACGCGCAGCAACACCTGTTTATTGAACACATCGCGCTGGCCAATGCGCTGGGTCTGCCGCTGATTGTGCATCACCGCAAAAGTCATCATCTGTTGGCGAACGCCTTTAAACGACTGTCCCCTCAAAACGGGGGCGTTATTCATGCTTTCTCTGGTTCATTGCAAGATGCGCAGAGTTATCTGAAGCTCGGGTTTAAACTCGGTGTGGGTGGCACCATCAGTTATCCGCGAGCGGCGAAAACCCGTACCACCCTGGCGCAAGTTCCGTTGGATGCATTGGTGCTGGAGACGGATGCACCGTCGATGCCGTTAGCGGGTTATCAGGGACAGCCTAACGTACCGAAACGCATGGCGGAGGTATTTGCGCATTTGTGTGACATCCGAAAGGAACCTGCACAGCAGCTTGCACACGCGCTTTACTCCTCTTCTGCTGCACTGTTTCGGATCTGA
- the pdxH gene encoding pyridoxamine 5'-phosphate oxidase, translating into MKLDDIRREYTKDGLSREKLDDNPIVQFEHWLQQAVDANLSDPTAMVVATVDEQGQPSQRIVLLKQVDNNGFVFFTNTGSRKAQELKGNNKISLHFPWHNLERQVIVYGEAEPLPTAAVAKYFLSRPKESQLAAWASAQSRPVSSRQALMQTFNSMKSKFAKGDIPLPDFWGGYCVKPHQIEFWQGGEHRLHDRFMYRKDVSGQWQVERLNP; encoded by the coding sequence ATGAAACTTGATGATATTCGTCGCGAATATACTAAAGATGGCCTCTCCCGCGAGAAGCTCGATGATAACCCCATCGTGCAGTTTGAACACTGGCTGCAACAGGCCGTGGATGCAAACCTCAGCGATCCGACCGCCATGGTGGTGGCCACGGTAGATGAGCAGGGTCAGCCGTCACAGCGGATCGTGTTGCTCAAACAAGTGGACAACAACGGCTTTGTCTTTTTCACCAATACCGGATCGCGTAAGGCACAAGAGCTAAAAGGTAATAATAAGATTTCATTGCACTTTCCCTGGCACAATCTGGAGCGTCAGGTGATCGTGTACGGTGAAGCCGAGCCGCTGCCGACGGCTGCGGTTGCTAAATACTTTCTTTCCCGTCCAAAAGAAAGCCAGCTGGCTGCCTGGGCTTCAGCCCAGTCGCGTCCGGTCTCCTCTCGCCAGGCCCTGATGCAGACCTTCAACAGCATGAAAAGCAAGTTTGCGAAAGGCGATATTCCGTTGCCGGATTTCTGGGGCGGGTATTGTGTTAAACCACATCAGATTGAATTCTGGCAAGGGGGAGAGCATCGTTTGCATGACCGCTTTATGTATCGTAAAGACGTCAGCGGACAGTGGCAGGTTGAACGTCTTAACCCGTAG
- a CDS encoding fibrinogen-like YCDxxxxGGGW domain-containing protein has translation MSSYRTLLSLAVLSGSVFANQSPTQFEGTYLLNMDNHHNGVLLNELTFDFTMQGFSKHFIATTENKILSGSTSTNGTSIRFEVSDLVSGQSQYFSGHRGASGHYQGSWHSDDGRAGDWGMANAADEAFRTCQQILDAGASIGDGVYQIVDDNDEPLSVYCDMTTNGGGWTLVGSYPNTEPGGKARISDYGTVPETNHLAPTKLWLYQGDLARFADAREQIACPVGTGCNNSKNAFADNLTTQELELIRYSWGFLDRGDYMKELRDIPGCRTDYDDASTAKIGCVNPDYLAWDDDVYRSSYQVGWQIDLYGTTHCWVARGSYNSDRLGSTSCISRVEPNNETFALLWMR, from the coding sequence ATGAGCTCTTATCGGACTTTACTATCACTCGCCGTACTTAGCGGCAGCGTTTTTGCTAACCAGTCACCGACACAATTCGAAGGCACCTACTTACTCAATATGGATAACCATCACAATGGTGTACTGCTCAATGAGCTGACCTTTGATTTTACGATGCAGGGGTTTAGCAAACACTTTATCGCTACGACAGAGAACAAAATTCTGTCTGGCTCCACTAGCACGAATGGCACCAGTATTCGTTTTGAAGTGAGCGATCTAGTATCAGGTCAGAGTCAGTATTTCTCTGGCCACCGCGGTGCATCAGGACACTATCAGGGCAGCTGGCACAGTGACGATGGACGCGCGGGGGACTGGGGCATGGCGAATGCGGCTGATGAAGCATTCAGAACCTGTCAACAAATTTTGGATGCCGGTGCAAGTATCGGCGATGGCGTGTATCAGATTGTCGACGATAATGACGAACCGCTCTCTGTGTACTGTGATATGACAACCAATGGGGGTGGTTGGACACTGGTTGGCAGTTACCCAAATACTGAGCCGGGCGGCAAGGCGCGGATCTCAGATTACGGCACAGTCCCCGAAACAAACCATCTGGCACCGACCAAGCTGTGGTTGTATCAGGGCGATTTAGCCCGGTTTGCGGATGCCCGTGAACAAATTGCCTGCCCAGTAGGCACAGGCTGCAATAACAGTAAGAATGCTTTTGCCGACAACCTGACAACGCAAGAGCTGGAGCTGATCCGATATTCATGGGGCTTCCTAGATCGAGGAGATTACATGAAGGAACTGAGAGATATCCCTGGCTGCCGCACTGATTATGATGATGCCAGTACGGCTAAAATTGGCTGTGTGAATCCGGACTATCTGGCCTGGGATGATGATGTGTATCGTAGCAGTTACCAGGTGGGTTGGCAGATTGACTTGTATGGTACCACTCACTGTTGGGTTGCTCGTGGCAGTTATAACTCAGACAGGCTGGGTTCAACGTCCTGTATTTCTCGCGTAGAGCCGAATAACGAAACCTTTGCATTACTCTGGATGCGATAG
- the serB gene encoding phosphoserine phosphatase SerB: MSKSLASIQLRATAEPAQQCLTVANWYHIENDDQLRPGSSPLSEGGQYLCFFGAELSSANVLEILRLCQQADIEVARLALYQPTATMTPGLVVYTHSARDVRAPIRALAAQCGLQGAAISQPPSLLKPGLLVMDMDSTAITIECIDEIARLAGVYDEVAAVTAQAMAGQLAFNDSLYQRVAKLSGVELPLIQQLKDNLPLMEGVAQLCAVLKAHHWHLAIASGGFTWFAEALKAPLQLDAVFANTLEIADDKLTGKVLGEVVDGSKKAEVLKSLAEQFGIAPKQTVAMGDGANDLIMMAAAGLGVAVHGKPKVVEQADAAITQGSLTQLLYLLSVPV, translated from the coding sequence ATGTCAAAGTCACTCGCGTCAATCCAGTTGCGTGCCACGGCTGAGCCTGCTCAGCAGTGCCTCACTGTAGCAAATTGGTATCACATTGAAAACGATGATCAGCTAAGACCTGGCAGCAGCCCGTTGTCTGAAGGTGGTCAGTACCTGTGTTTTTTTGGCGCTGAGCTCAGTAGTGCCAATGTTCTGGAGATTCTACGCTTGTGTCAGCAGGCGGATATTGAGGTCGCCAGACTGGCGCTATATCAGCCAACAGCAACGATGACGCCTGGCCTGGTTGTATACACGCATTCGGCACGCGATGTGCGTGCACCCATTCGCGCTTTAGCGGCTCAGTGTGGCCTGCAAGGTGCAGCTATCAGCCAGCCGCCCAGTTTGCTTAAGCCCGGGTTACTGGTAATGGATATGGACTCGACGGCAATCACCATCGAGTGTATTGATGAAATTGCCAGACTGGCCGGGGTGTATGATGAGGTTGCTGCTGTGACCGCACAGGCCATGGCCGGGCAACTGGCGTTTAACGACAGTCTGTATCAGCGTGTTGCTAAGCTGTCCGGCGTCGAATTGCCGCTGATTCAGCAGCTCAAAGACAACCTGCCGCTGATGGAGGGGGTTGCCCAGCTGTGTGCGGTGCTCAAAGCACATCACTGGCATCTGGCGATTGCCTCCGGTGGCTTTACCTGGTTTGCCGAGGCGCTAAAAGCGCCGTTACAACTGGATGCCGTGTTTGCTAACACATTGGAAATTGCCGACGATAAGCTGACTGGTAAAGTGCTGGGCGAGGTCGTTGATGGCAGCAAAAAAGCCGAGGTGCTTAAATCTCTGGCTGAACAGTTTGGTATTGCACCTAAACAAACCGTGGCCATGGGCGACGGCGCTAATGATTTAATCATGATGGCTGCTGCCGGGCTAGGCGTCGCTGTACATGGCAAACCTAAGGTGGTCGAGCAGGCCGATGCCGCGATTACTCAAGGGTCGTTGACTCAGCTGCTTTATCTGTTGAGTGTGCCGGTTTAG